The genome window CGAACGCATATTGCTCAGTTGTTCATTGAGTTCCATTTTACCTTCCGATGAAGCAAAGCCTTGAACTTCGAGCAGGTAGCCGTTTTTGCTTTTGATTTGCGAAGCCAATTCATCGAGCGCCGCCATCGCTTCGGGCAGGAGTTCGGCTTTGTTGGCTTCAAAGAGCACCGTCACATTTTTTTGCAGGGTGTATTTATCGAGGTTGGTGCGTAAATCATCGACATTTTTTTCAACCCCGGCGACGCGGGTGTTGGCTTGTTCGGCAGCCGATGCAGCGCGGTCAGCCTGTTCCTGCGCGCGGTCTGTGCGTTGTTTCAAATCTTCGACATCGCGGGAAATGCGACTGATTTCCTGCGTATTGCGACGCGACGTTTCTTCCAATTCGCCCGTGCGATTTTCGAGCGGTGCAGCGCGTTCATTGACGCGATTGCGAACATATTTTTTGGTGGCGCAGGCATTCACAAATAACAATGCAAAAAAAACTGCGACCAGAAGCAGCGCTTTTGATTTCATAAAGAATCCCATCTCCGTTTTACTAGATTGATTTTTTCATTGAGGCAAATGCGGCAATTATTCCGACACGGGCTTGTAAGGTGCGTTTGCCGTTGAATCTCACAGTCAATTATACTTTTTGATTGCAAGCTAAGTTTTTACACCAGGAGTCAAGACATTGGCAAGAAACATTTCAGCCCTTATTTTATCGGCAATTTTGCTGTTTTCATCGTTGACCACGGCAACCCGGAGAGGCAACGACTGCACCGCGCCTGAATTGATTTGCAAAGCCGCCGCCAATCAAGACCGTTCGCTCTATGTGCGTGACCGTTGTCGTTATGAACAGAAAATTCGCGTTGAACGATTTAAATTAAAAGACGGCAAAGAGCAATATGACGAGATACGCGAAACCACAGTGGTCGTGCAACCGCAAATGCAACCCGATAAAACCGGCAAAATTCCGGTTGATGTGCAGGTCGTCGAAGACACCGATAAAAAAGGTAATCCCAAAGACCGCATCAATCCCGAAGAGAAAACTTTGTTATCATTTGGCGCGGTTTGGGATTTGGCATTCTTCCCGCTGCTCCCGGAAAAGTTGCAGTTTTACAATTACCAGGAAGTTGTCGCTGAGCGGAAAAGCGAAAAATGGTATCGCTTTATTCCCAAGCCCGAAGTTTTAGACCAACCGCTTGCCGCAGGCGTTGTGATGTTAGACCCGGCGACCGGCGAGGTGCTGACCATCAAAATCGAATCGCTTCATAACCTCAATGTCCTGGATAAAAACGCCGCCAAACTGCGAACTTTTTACGCGACCATTGATTATTCACAATTTGAAGGGGCGCTGCGAATCCCGACCCTCGCATCAGGTGGCGGCGTATCAGAGATTCCCAAATTCGGCGGCAATTTCCGCTTTAAATTCGCCGAAGGCAAATACCGACCCGTGGCAAAGATTGATTAAAATTTGTACTTTGAACTTCGTGCTTTGTAGTTCGTTATGGGAGCCAGTAAAGCACAAAGTACAAAGTACAAAGTACAAAGTACAAATGACCCTTTCAGAAAAACTCGCTAACCTGCCAATTCAGCCCGGTTGTTACATCTATCGCGATGAACGCAATAAAATACTCTATGTCGGTAAGGCGAAAAATTTGCGCAATCGGGTGCGCCAGTATTTTCAAAACTCGCGCCATCACGACGCTAAAACCAATGAACTGGTTTCGCGCATCGCCGATTTGGAATTGATTGTCGTAGATAACGAAATCGAAGCCCTGGCGCTCGAATGCAATCTCATTAAAAAACACCGCCCACCTTTCAACATCATGTTGAAAGACGACAAACAATACCCGCACATTAAAATCACCAATGAACGCGCGCCCCGCGCCATCATTGCTCGTAAAATTTTAAAAGACGGCTCGCGTTATTTCGGACCTTTCTTGCCGCCGTCGCTTGCCTATCAAACGCTCGACATCATCAATCGCAATTTTCAATTGCGCACCTGCACTATGGAGATTGATGGCAAAGCCGACCGCCCCTGTCTTGAATACCATATCAAACGTTGCTTGGGTCCTTGTGTGAAAGACCTCTGCACCATCGAACATTACAACGAAGCGGTGCAGGACGTTGAACTATTGCTCGAAGGCAAAACCGCTGCGGTTATCGAGACTTTGCAGGAACGCATGATGCGCGCCTCAGACGAAATGCGCTTTGAAGCCGCTGCCCGTTATCGAGACCAGTTAAAAGCCCTGTCAAAACTCGGTGAACAACAAAAGATGATGACGGTGTCCGATGATGACATAGACATTTTCGGGTATTACCGCGAATCGCATCAGTTGGCGCTTGCGTTGTTTACCAT of Acidobacteriota bacterium contains these proteins:
- a CDS encoding OmpA family protein, which encodes MKSKALLLVAVFFALLFVNACATKKYVRNRVNERAAPLENRTGELEETSRRNTQEISRISRDVEDLKQRTDRAQEQADRAASAAEQANTRVAGVEKNVDDLRTNLDKYTLQKNVTVLFEANKAELLPEAMAALDELASQIKSKNGYLLEVQGFASSEGKMELNEQLSNMRSEVVKRYLAEKHNIPLFRISIIGFGVSRPVADNSTKEGRMQNRRVEIRLYTNNAVGQ